One Actinoplanes missouriensis 431 DNA segment encodes these proteins:
- the gatB gene encoding Asp-tRNA(Asn)/Glu-tRNA(Gln) amidotransferase subunit GatB, which translates to MTYEEILTKYEPVIGLETHVELGTRTKMFCGCKTDFGAEPNTQVCPVCLALPGALPVMNKAAIEATIQIGLALNCDIAEWCRMARKNYFYPDMPKNFQTSQYDEPLCVDGYVDVEVDGVTHRIGIERVHIEEDTGKTLHVGGATGRIHGATESLVDYNRAGIPLVEIVTKPVPGLGALAPEIAKAYVAELRDIVRSLGVSDVRMEQGSMRCDVNTSLNLPGEEWGTRTETKNVNSLRSVERAVRSEIIRQAGILDEGGKIFQETRHFQETTGDTRPGRSKETATDYRYFPEPDLVPIAPDRAWVAALKEALPEKPSVKRARLREDWGISEIDMQSVANAGAVELIEETIAAGASPAGARKWWMGELARRANELDVELAAVGATPAQVAALQKLVDDGKLNDKLARQVLEGVVAGEGDPAEVMAARGLEVVSDTGALTKAVDDAIAANPDIAAKIRDGKVAAAGALVGAVMKTTRGQADAKAVRELLLERLGVS; encoded by the coding sequence ATGACATACGAAGAGATCCTCACGAAGTACGAGCCGGTGATCGGGCTCGAGACGCACGTCGAGCTCGGTACGCGTACCAAGATGTTCTGTGGTTGCAAGACCGACTTCGGCGCCGAGCCGAACACCCAGGTCTGCCCGGTCTGCCTGGCCCTGCCGGGCGCGCTGCCGGTGATGAACAAGGCCGCGATCGAGGCGACGATCCAGATCGGCCTCGCGCTGAACTGCGACATCGCCGAGTGGTGCCGGATGGCCCGGAAGAACTACTTCTACCCGGACATGCCGAAGAACTTCCAGACCTCGCAGTACGACGAACCGCTCTGCGTCGACGGTTACGTCGACGTCGAGGTGGACGGCGTCACGCACCGGATCGGCATCGAGCGGGTGCACATCGAGGAGGACACCGGCAAGACGCTGCACGTCGGCGGCGCCACCGGTCGCATCCACGGCGCCACCGAGTCGCTCGTCGACTACAACCGGGCCGGCATCCCGCTCGTCGAGATCGTCACCAAGCCGGTCCCCGGCCTGGGCGCGCTCGCCCCGGAGATCGCCAAGGCCTACGTCGCCGAGCTGCGCGACATCGTCCGCTCGCTCGGTGTCTCCGATGTGCGCATGGAGCAGGGCTCGATGCGGTGCGACGTGAACACCTCGCTGAACCTGCCGGGGGAGGAGTGGGGCACGCGCACCGAGACGAAGAACGTCAACTCGCTGCGCTCGGTCGAGCGCGCCGTCCGCTCCGAGATCATCCGGCAGGCCGGCATCCTGGACGAGGGCGGCAAGATCTTCCAGGAGACGCGGCACTTCCAGGAGACCACCGGCGACACCCGTCCGGGCCGCTCCAAGGAGACCGCGACCGACTACCGCTACTTCCCCGAGCCCGACCTGGTGCCGATCGCGCCGGACCGGGCGTGGGTCGCGGCGCTCAAGGAGGCTCTCCCGGAGAAGCCGAGCGTGAAGCGGGCCCGTCTCCGCGAGGACTGGGGCATCTCCGAGATCGACATGCAGTCGGTGGCGAACGCCGGCGCGGTCGAGCTGATCGAGGAGACCATCGCCGCGGGCGCGTCCCCGGCCGGCGCCCGCAAGTGGTGGATGGGCGAGCTGGCCCGCCGCGCCAACGAGCTGGACGTCGAGCTGGCCGCGGTCGGCGCGACCCCGGCTCAGGTCGCCGCGCTGCAGAAGCTGGTCGACGACGGCAAGCTGAACGACAAGCTGGCCCGTCAGGTGCTGGAGGGCGTCGTGGCCGGCGAGGGCGACCCGGCCGAGGTGATGGCCGCCCGTGGCCTCGAGGTGGTCAGCGACACCGGCGCGCTCACCAAGGCGGTGGACGACGCGATCGCCGCCAACCCGGACATCGCCGCCAAGATCCGTGATGGCAAGGTGGCGGCCGCCGGCGCTCTGGTCGGCGCGGTCATGAAGACCACGCGCGGCCAGGCGGACGCCAAGGCCGTCCGCGAGTTGCTCTTGGAGCGCCTCGGCGTCTCCTGA
- a CDS encoding putative bifunctional diguanylate cyclase/phosphodiesterase, with protein sequence MAVSHPAPAPPRVPGRAVLVAVPSVAAVLLAAGVAGLLPAALALACAVGCAGVCASAFLFGTAIDLHRAERAFVSCRGAGIVGVGTVVAAATAAVPWWNPPDVTGWLTAGLTVAAGCYVAGISLLPGAARSWPVRLRRAFDGAGLGVSLGFAAYLVPGVSTRPAAVPAMLIATGGVSIVTVIVLRARPRPRPAIWCAAGSVLILLSLGVLTALIDAGADDWLLALTGVPIVAGMTAAAVGGSRRDLPPPVLEPRNPDQYLASYPLLAVPAAVGVLAAVWHLATVRSFDNKAIIFGLVMVSVLVVRELLVVRDIRRYAGRLRVAEAHFRSLVAGATDLTLVLDEQLTVRWQSPAAARLFGLRDDEVIGREFRELIHPEDVADAQAVIGSVLAGEHEGGPPVLVSARMRDGARLWRDTESTISDQRGVPEVAALVVHVRDVGERVHLERTLHRLSYLDQLTGLANRRALMRDLLAYRRRPGRRGNVIVIDLHGLAEINNARSREVGDAVLIEVSRRIKSLIGEQDVPARLAGDEFAVLTTESAVAAYALATRIVTVLGEPYQLPGGPVELQCSVGLAELAGGADSDEVLRHADLARQRARQLGLGRVEWYDTDVEIQLHRRMELEKQLLGAAGRGELDLVFQPVTGLRDGRPVGVEALLRWRHPELGTILPEEILPIASALGITAELDEWVLDEACRSLTAWDGGDTDFWLSVNVGPRELLTARFPDRVAGTLKRYGLTPERLVVEVAETWIAEDVPAIVAALTGLRKLGVRAALDDFGSGQTSLSHLRRLPVDMLKLSQSLVAGGPDSVLDVVVSLGRRLGLEIVAKGLESAEGIERAAAAGCRYGQGFALAHPAPAERIEAYLETHRTS encoded by the coding sequence GTGGCTGTGTCGCACCCCGCGCCGGCCCCGCCCCGAGTTCCTGGCCGGGCGGTCCTGGTCGCTGTGCCGAGCGTCGCTGCCGTGCTGCTCGCGGCCGGCGTCGCCGGCCTGCTGCCGGCCGCGCTCGCGCTGGCCTGTGCGGTGGGTTGCGCCGGTGTGTGCGCCTCCGCCTTCCTCTTCGGTACGGCCATCGACCTGCACCGTGCCGAGCGGGCGTTCGTATCCTGTCGTGGCGCGGGCATCGTCGGCGTCGGCACGGTGGTCGCGGCCGCCACCGCAGCGGTCCCGTGGTGGAACCCGCCGGACGTGACCGGCTGGCTCACCGCCGGCCTGACCGTCGCCGCCGGCTGCTACGTGGCGGGCATCTCGCTGCTGCCGGGCGCCGCGCGGAGCTGGCCGGTCCGGTTGCGGCGGGCGTTCGACGGCGCCGGGCTCGGCGTGAGCCTCGGCTTCGCGGCGTACCTGGTGCCCGGCGTGTCCACCCGGCCGGCCGCGGTGCCGGCGATGCTCATCGCGACCGGCGGCGTCTCGATCGTCACGGTGATCGTGCTGCGCGCCCGGCCCCGCCCGCGCCCGGCGATCTGGTGCGCCGCCGGCTCGGTGCTGATCCTGCTCTCGCTCGGCGTCCTGACCGCTCTGATCGACGCCGGTGCGGACGACTGGCTGCTCGCGCTCACCGGTGTGCCGATCGTCGCCGGGATGACCGCCGCGGCGGTCGGCGGCTCCCGCCGGGATCTGCCGCCGCCGGTGCTGGAGCCCCGCAACCCGGATCAGTACCTGGCGAGCTACCCGCTTCTCGCGGTGCCGGCCGCGGTCGGTGTGCTGGCCGCCGTCTGGCATCTCGCGACCGTGCGCAGCTTCGACAACAAGGCGATCATTTTCGGTCTCGTGATGGTCAGTGTGCTGGTGGTCCGGGAACTGCTCGTGGTGCGCGACATCCGCCGCTACGCCGGCCGGCTCCGGGTCGCCGAGGCGCACTTCCGCTCGCTCGTCGCCGGCGCGACCGACCTGACCCTGGTCCTCGACGAGCAGCTCACGGTCCGCTGGCAGTCGCCGGCCGCGGCCCGGCTCTTCGGCCTGCGCGACGACGAGGTGATCGGCCGCGAGTTCCGGGAGCTGATCCACCCCGAGGACGTGGCGGACGCCCAGGCGGTGATCGGGTCGGTGCTGGCCGGCGAGCACGAGGGCGGGCCACCGGTGCTGGTCAGCGCCCGGATGCGGGACGGCGCCCGGCTCTGGCGTGACACCGAGTCCACCATCTCCGACCAGCGCGGCGTGCCCGAGGTGGCCGCTCTGGTCGTGCACGTGCGGGACGTCGGCGAGCGGGTGCACCTGGAACGCACCCTGCACCGGCTCTCCTACCTGGACCAGCTGACCGGCCTGGCGAACCGCCGGGCGCTGATGCGGGACCTGCTGGCGTACCGCCGCCGCCCGGGCCGCCGGGGCAACGTCATCGTGATCGACCTGCACGGCCTCGCCGAGATCAACAACGCCCGGAGCCGGGAGGTCGGTGACGCGGTGCTGATCGAGGTGAGCCGCCGGATCAAGTCGCTGATCGGTGAGCAGGACGTGCCGGCCCGGCTGGCCGGTGACGAGTTCGCGGTGCTCACCACGGAGTCGGCCGTCGCGGCGTACGCGCTGGCCACCCGCATCGTGACGGTCCTCGGCGAGCCGTACCAGCTGCCCGGCGGGCCGGTCGAGCTGCAGTGCAGCGTCGGCCTGGCGGAACTGGCCGGCGGCGCCGACTCGGACGAGGTGCTGCGCCACGCCGACCTGGCCCGGCAGCGCGCCCGTCAGCTCGGCCTGGGCCGCGTCGAGTGGTACGACACGGACGTGGAGATCCAGCTGCACCGCCGGATGGAGCTGGAGAAACAGTTGCTCGGCGCGGCCGGCCGGGGTGAGCTGGACCTGGTCTTCCAGCCGGTGACGGGTCTGCGCGACGGCCGCCCGGTCGGCGTCGAGGCGCTGCTGCGCTGGCGCCACCCGGAGCTCGGCACGATCCTCCCGGAGGAGATCCTGCCGATCGCGTCCGCGCTCGGCATCACCGCGGAGCTGGACGAATGGGTGCTCGACGAGGCCTGCCGCAGCCTGACCGCGTGGGACGGCGGTGACACCGACTTCTGGCTCTCGGTCAACGTGGGGCCGCGCGAGCTGCTCACCGCGCGTTTCCCGGACCGGGTGGCCGGCACCCTGAAACGCTACGGCCTCACCCCGGAACGCCTGGTCGTCGAGGTCGCGGAGACGTGGATCGCCGAGGACGTCCCGGCCATCGTCGCGGCCCTGACGGGCCTGCGAAAATTGGGGGTACGGGCGGCGCTCGACGACTTCGGCTCCGGCCAGACCTCCCTGTCCCACCTTCGGCGGCTTCCCGTGGACATGCTCAAACTCAGTCAGTCCCTCGTCGCCGGAGGCCCCGACTCGGTGCTCGACGTGGTGGTCAGTCTCGGTCGCCGGCTGGGCCTGGAGATCGTCGCCAAGGGACTGGAATCGGCGGAGGGCATCGAGCGCGCCGCGGCGGCGGGTTGCCGGTACGGCCAGGGTTTCGCCCTGGCCCACCCGGCCCCGGCAGAGCGCATCGAGGCATACCTGGAGACCCACCGGACCAGCTGA
- a CDS encoding pectate lyase, with protein sequence MSLVLGPGRRWAAVAVTTLATAALGAAGLVTAQQASAASIDLNAYYVLKNQHSGKVLDVWNYSTADGAVINQWSQNNGDWQQFKFLDMGSGNYRLQAKHSGKVLNVQGASTADGAQIIQSNGDRNATSQQWKIQDIGSNIQLINRNSGKALEVFEWSTADGGNVVQYADQNFANQQWQLIKMGSSGGGGGTGPTTPWPSETGSVKVNATIAVPASGLDGGNKRYYGIGDGGQSESQDPMFKLANGATLANVIIGAPAGDGVHCDGNCTLRNVWWLDVGEDAATFRGGSSTVATVDGGGARSASDKVFQHNGGGTLTIKNFQVSNFGKLYRSCGNCSTQYKRTVVIQNIRATAPGSSIAGINTNYGDTATFSQIVIVGDSSRKISICDRFTGNSSGNEPTKTGSGPDGTYCRYSTSDITYS encoded by the coding sequence ATGAGTCTCGTCCTCGGACCCGGCCGCCGATGGGCCGCCGTGGCGGTCACGACGCTCGCCACGGCGGCTCTCGGCGCGGCCGGGCTGGTCACGGCGCAGCAGGCGAGCGCGGCCAGCATCGACCTGAACGCCTACTACGTCCTGAAGAATCAGCACAGCGGCAAGGTGCTGGACGTCTGGAATTACTCCACCGCCGACGGAGCGGTGATCAACCAGTGGAGCCAGAACAACGGCGACTGGCAGCAGTTCAAGTTCCTCGACATGGGCAGCGGCAACTACCGCCTGCAGGCCAAGCACAGCGGCAAGGTCCTCAACGTGCAGGGCGCCTCGACCGCCGACGGCGCGCAGATCATCCAGTCCAACGGCGACCGCAACGCGACAAGCCAGCAGTGGAAGATCCAGGACATCGGCAGCAACATCCAGCTGATCAACCGGAACAGCGGCAAGGCGCTCGAGGTCTTCGAGTGGTCCACGGCAGACGGCGGCAACGTCGTGCAGTACGCCGACCAGAACTTCGCCAACCAGCAGTGGCAGCTCATCAAGATGGGCAGCAGCGGCGGGGGAGGCGGCACCGGCCCGACCACGCCGTGGCCGTCCGAGACCGGCAGCGTGAAGGTGAACGCGACGATCGCCGTACCGGCCAGCGGCCTCGACGGCGGCAACAAGCGCTACTACGGCATCGGGGACGGCGGCCAGAGCGAGAGCCAGGACCCGATGTTCAAGCTCGCCAACGGCGCCACCCTCGCCAACGTGATCATCGGCGCCCCGGCCGGCGACGGCGTGCACTGCGACGGCAACTGCACCCTGCGCAACGTCTGGTGGCTCGACGTGGGCGAGGACGCGGCGACCTTCCGCGGCGGCAGCTCCACTGTCGCGACGGTCGACGGCGGCGGCGCGCGCTCCGCGTCCGACAAGGTGTTCCAGCACAACGGCGGCGGCACTCTGACCATCAAGAACTTCCAGGTGTCGAACTTCGGCAAGCTGTACCGCTCGTGCGGCAACTGCTCCACCCAGTACAAACGTACCGTGGTGATCCAGAACATCCGTGCCACCGCGCCGGGCAGCTCGATCGCCGGCATCAACACGAACTACGGCGACACCGCCACGTTCAGCCAGATCGTCATCGTGGGTGACAGCTCCAGGAAGATCTCCATCTGCGACCGCTTCACGGGCAACAGCAGCGGCAACGAGCCGACGAAGACGGGCTCGGGCCCGGACGGCACGTACTGCCGTTACTCGACGTCCGACATCACGTATTCCTGA
- a CDS encoding PH domain-containing protein, with amino-acid sequence MRSRPALRVRKSGALLVAALIALVGAFPLAGSSWALAPILLIPLAVLIWTYRAGTDVYPDELRVRALFGGTRVPWSRIAELAPDARGRVSALLDNGNVIRLTGVTSDNLPAVLAAGGQAVDATPATDQ; translated from the coding sequence GTGCGCAGTCGTCCCGCCCTTCGTGTCCGCAAATCCGGCGCCCTGCTCGTCGCGGCCCTGATCGCCCTGGTCGGCGCGTTCCCGCTGGCCGGGTCGTCGTGGGCACTCGCCCCGATTCTGCTGATCCCGCTCGCTGTGCTGATCTGGACCTATCGGGCCGGCACCGACGTCTACCCCGACGAGCTGCGGGTGCGGGCGCTGTTCGGCGGCACCCGGGTGCCGTGGAGCCGGATCGCCGAGCTCGCGCCGGACGCCCGGGGCCGGGTCTCCGCGCTTCTCGACAACGGCAACGTGATCCGCCTGACCGGTGTCACCAGCGACAACCTGCCGGCGGTGCTGGCCGCCGGCGGCCAGGCGGTGGACGCCACCCCCGCGACGGATCAGTGA
- a CDS encoding PQQ-dependent sugar dehydrogenase, which produces MRSRRGRAAVATVGAVLVLTTGCSFGPPGPDQAGSPPNLPRPSAAPTSSQGGEDREAAITVLAKNLEVPWGVAFLPDGSAVVTERDTARILKVGPESDAEGLKVTEMDRLAEVRPSGSGGLLGIAASPAFKTDKTLYVYYSTERDNRVGSLVDGKLQPILTGIPRSAQQNGGALAFGPDGMLYVGTGDGTPTGALAPDPKSLGGKILRITTAGKPASGNPVKNSAVWSSGHRDVQGLAWDSTGKMYATDSTQPKTSELNVIRKGGNYGWPKADGDSTDAKLANPMVSWPATESSCGGVAAVESLVATSCLLGEKLYVLSVTGNGTVLGEPQELLTEEFGRLRALVAAPDGSLWVSTSNQEDGGEPGPEDDRLIRLVFSDGGAGRS; this is translated from the coding sequence GTGCGTTCCCGCCGGGGCCGTGCCGCGGTCGCGACGGTCGGTGCCGTTCTGGTGCTGACCACCGGATGCAGCTTCGGACCGCCCGGCCCGGACCAGGCCGGCTCACCGCCCAACCTGCCCCGCCCCTCGGCGGCGCCCACCTCCAGCCAGGGCGGCGAGGACCGGGAGGCCGCGATCACCGTCCTCGCCAAGAACCTCGAGGTGCCGTGGGGCGTCGCGTTCCTGCCCGACGGATCCGCCGTGGTCACTGAGCGCGACACCGCCCGGATCCTCAAGGTCGGGCCCGAGTCCGACGCCGAGGGTCTCAAGGTCACCGAGATGGACCGGCTCGCCGAGGTGCGCCCGTCCGGCAGCGGTGGCCTGCTCGGCATCGCCGCGTCGCCCGCATTCAAGACCGACAAGACGTTGTACGTCTACTACTCCACCGAGCGTGACAACCGCGTCGGCAGCCTCGTGGACGGCAAGCTTCAGCCGATCCTCACCGGCATCCCGCGGTCCGCCCAGCAGAACGGCGGCGCGCTCGCCTTCGGCCCGGACGGCATGCTCTACGTCGGGACCGGCGACGGCACGCCCACCGGCGCCCTCGCGCCCGACCCGAAAAGCCTCGGCGGCAAGATCCTGCGGATCACCACGGCCGGCAAGCCGGCGAGCGGCAACCCGGTGAAGAACTCCGCGGTCTGGTCCTCCGGCCACCGCGACGTCCAGGGTCTCGCCTGGGACTCGACGGGCAAGATGTACGCGACGGACAGCACCCAGCCGAAGACCAGCGAGCTGAACGTGATCCGCAAGGGCGGCAACTACGGCTGGCCGAAAGCCGACGGCGACAGCACCGACGCGAAACTCGCGAACCCGATGGTCTCCTGGCCGGCCACCGAGTCGTCGTGCGGCGGGGTGGCCGCGGTGGAGAGCCTGGTCGCCACGTCGTGCCTGCTCGGCGAGAAGCTCTACGTCCTCTCCGTCACCGGCAACGGGACCGTGCTCGGCGAGCCGCAGGAGCTGCTCACCGAGGAGTTCGGGCGGCTGCGCGCGCTGGTCGCCGCGCCGGACGGGTCGCTCTGGGTCAGCACGTCGAATCAGGAGGACGGCGGTGAGCCCGGTCCGGAGGACGATCGCCTGATCCGTCTGGTGTTCTCCGACGGCGGCGCCGGCCGGAGCTGA
- a CDS encoding metallophosphoesterase family protein gives MTPDTAATPPAWRRRLSSTARLTGRVLRSRWTRRIRTALAVGLVSLVGAVIGVMLFAHASINVGPFSAEMSVAPSVHGGTEVDIPPLGSLHLDSHRGPLHLKVALGSLDQSRTEALLDNPAGITSAGDRAVDEVVDGVSRLGLRTLGLAVLSALILAALVFRDVRRTAAAGVTALVVTAGSFGVAAGTLRPDAISEPRYEGLLINAPAVVGDARRIADNYGRYAEQLQTIVSNVSRVYSTISALPVYEPAGNTTRLLHVSDLHLNPSSWGLIRTVVETFEIDAVIDTGDIVDWGSGAETSYVSSIPSIQVPYIYVRGNHDSTAIQAAVARQRNAVVLDNAITEVDGLTIAGIGDPQFTPDKSESNEATGDNAGPELLTASGETLAATVRGSADKVDIALVHDPAMAQPLSGLVPLVLAGHRHQRSVSILPAPAAPAPDPSASASPAPAASAPAEPLMTTRLMVEGSTGGAGLRGLENDEPTPLALSVLYFDENNELKAYDDIQLGGTGESNVEMQRNVVGLAPEESPSPTPSTS, from the coding sequence ATGACTCCGGACACCGCAGCGACACCGCCCGCGTGGCGCCGCCGCTTGAGCTCCACCGCCCGGCTGACCGGCCGGGTCCTGCGCAGCAGGTGGACCCGGCGAATCCGGACCGCCCTCGCGGTCGGGCTGGTCAGCCTGGTCGGCGCGGTGATCGGCGTGATGCTCTTCGCGCACGCGAGCATCAACGTCGGTCCGTTCAGCGCGGAGATGTCGGTGGCGCCCTCGGTCCACGGCGGCACCGAGGTGGACATCCCGCCGCTCGGCTCACTGCACCTGGACAGCCACCGCGGGCCGCTGCACCTCAAGGTCGCCCTCGGCTCCCTGGACCAGAGCCGTACCGAAGCGCTGCTCGACAACCCGGCCGGGATCACCTCGGCCGGTGACCGCGCGGTCGACGAGGTTGTGGACGGGGTGTCCCGGCTCGGGTTGCGGACGCTCGGGCTGGCCGTCCTCAGCGCGCTCATCCTCGCCGCGCTGGTCTTCCGCGACGTCCGGCGCACCGCGGCGGCCGGCGTCACCGCCCTGGTGGTCACGGCGGGCAGCTTCGGCGTCGCGGCCGGCACGCTGCGGCCCGACGCGATCAGCGAGCCACGGTACGAAGGGCTGCTCATCAACGCGCCCGCCGTCGTCGGTGACGCCCGCCGGATCGCCGACAACTACGGCCGGTACGCGGAACAGCTCCAGACGATCGTGAGCAATGTGAGCCGGGTCTACTCGACGATCTCGGCGCTGCCCGTCTACGAGCCGGCCGGGAACACCACCCGCCTGCTGCACGTCTCCGACCTGCACCTGAACCCGTCGTCGTGGGGCCTGATCCGGACCGTCGTGGAGACCTTCGAGATCGACGCCGTGATCGACACCGGGGACATCGTCGACTGGGGCAGCGGGGCCGAGACGTCGTACGTCTCCTCGATCCCGTCGATCCAGGTGCCGTACATCTACGTCCGGGGCAACCACGACTCGACAGCCATCCAGGCCGCCGTGGCCCGCCAGCGCAACGCGGTCGTCCTCGACAACGCGATCACAGAAGTCGACGGGCTGACCATCGCCGGCATCGGCGACCCGCAGTTCACCCCGGACAAGAGCGAGTCCAACGAGGCGACCGGCGACAACGCCGGCCCGGAGTTGCTCACCGCCTCCGGCGAAACGCTCGCCGCCACGGTCCGCGGCTCGGCGGACAAGGTCGACATCGCGCTCGTCCACGACCCGGCCATGGCCCAGCCGCTCTCCGGCCTGGTGCCCCTCGTCCTGGCCGGCCACCGGCACCAGCGCTCGGTCTCGATCCTGCCGGCGCCGGCCGCTCCCGCTCCGGACCCGTCGGCGTCCGCCTCGCCGGCTCCGGCGGCCTCCGCTCCGGCCGAGCCGCTGATGACCACGCGTCTCATGGTGGAGGGTTCGACGGGCGGCGCGGGGCTGCGCGGCCTGGAGAACGACGAGCCGACTCCGCTGGCGTTGTCGGTGCTCTATTTCGACGAGAACAACGAGCTCAAGGCGTACGACGACATCCAGCTCGGCGGCACGGGCGAGTCGAACGTGGAGATGCAGCGCAACGTCGTGGGGCTCGCGCCGGAGGAGTCACCCTCGCCCACCCCCTCCACCAGCTGA
- the gatC gene encoding Asp-tRNA(Asn)/Glu-tRNA(Gln) amidotransferase subunit GatC, which translates to MAAISREEVAHLARLSRLAVTEEELDRFAGQLDVILQSVARVGEVAADDIPPTSHSVPLTNVYREDVPAPSLTQEEALSGAPDAYEARFRVPRILDEEE; encoded by the coding sequence ATGGCCGCCATCTCCCGCGAAGAGGTAGCGCATCTGGCGCGCCTGTCGCGGCTCGCCGTGACCGAAGAGGAGCTCGATCGATTCGCGGGTCAGCTCGATGTGATCCTGCAGTCGGTCGCCCGGGTCGGTGAGGTGGCCGCGGACGACATCCCGCCGACCTCGCACTCGGTTCCGCTGACCAACGTGTACCGCGAGGACGTTCCTGCCCCGAGCCTGACGCAGGAGGAGGCGCTCTCCGGCGCGCCGGACGCCTACGAGGCCCGGTTCCGGGTGCCGCGCATCCTGGACGAGGAGGAATGA
- the gatA gene encoding Asp-tRNA(Asn)/Glu-tRNA(Gln) amidotransferase subunit GatA: MTDLTRLSAASLASKIASKEVSAVEVTTAHLDRIAAVDERVHAFLHVDREGALAAARKVDNGEITGPLAGVPIAVKDVVTTKGVPTTAASKILEGWKPPYDATIVERLKQAGMPILGKTNMDEFAMGSSTEYSAYGATNNPWDLGRIPGGSGGGSSAALAAFEAPLAIGTDTGGSIRQPGAVTGTVGAKPTYGGTSRYGLIAFSSSLDTPGPCGRTVEDTALLHSVMAGYDPRDSTSINAPVPDVVKAARLGKNGDLSGVKLGVVKEFAGDGSEPGVLSSFHESLEKLVKLGAEIVEVSCPNFQYALPAYYLIAPSEASSNLARFDGVRYGLREGDDGNRSLEEVMSLTREAGFGAEVKRRIIIGTYALSSGYYDAYYGQAQKVRTLITRDFQSAFERVDVLVSPTTPFVAFPFGSRTSDPYQMYLADLFTIPTNLYGGPAISVPCGLSEGLPVGFQIMAPTMADDRMYRVAAALESAVGSFTPPEL, from the coding sequence GTGACCGACCTGACCAGGCTCAGCGCCGCTTCGCTGGCTTCCAAGATCGCTAGCAAGGAGGTGTCGGCGGTCGAGGTGACCACCGCTCACCTCGACCGGATTGCCGCCGTCGACGAGCGGGTGCACGCTTTCCTGCACGTCGACCGCGAGGGTGCTCTGGCGGCGGCGAGGAAGGTCGACAACGGCGAGATCACCGGGCCGCTGGCCGGCGTGCCGATCGCGGTCAAGGACGTGGTGACGACCAAGGGCGTGCCCACGACCGCCGCTTCCAAGATCCTTGAGGGCTGGAAGCCGCCGTACGACGCGACGATCGTGGAGCGTCTGAAGCAGGCCGGCATGCCGATCCTCGGCAAGACCAACATGGACGAGTTCGCGATGGGCTCGTCCACGGAATACAGCGCTTACGGCGCCACCAACAACCCGTGGGACCTGGGCCGGATCCCCGGTGGCTCGGGTGGCGGCTCGTCGGCGGCACTGGCGGCTTTCGAGGCGCCGCTCGCGATCGGCACGGACACCGGTGGCTCAATCCGTCAGCCCGGCGCGGTTACGGGAACCGTGGGTGCAAAACCGACTTATGGTGGCACCTCCCGCTATGGGCTGATCGCCTTCTCGTCCTCGCTCGACACCCCCGGTCCGTGCGGCCGGACCGTGGAGGACACCGCGCTGCTGCATTCGGTGATGGCCGGCTACGACCCGCGGGACTCGACGTCGATCAACGCCCCGGTTCCGGATGTCGTCAAAGCAGCACGTCTCGGCAAAAATGGTGACTTGTCTGGCGTGAAGCTGGGTGTCGTCAAGGAGTTCGCCGGCGACGGGTCCGAGCCGGGCGTTCTGAGCAGCTTCCACGAGTCCCTGGAGAAGCTGGTCAAGCTCGGCGCCGAGATCGTCGAGGTCTCCTGCCCGAACTTCCAGTACGCCCTGCCTGCCTACTACCTGATCGCCCCCAGCGAGGCGTCCAGCAACCTGGCCCGCTTCGACGGCGTGCGGTACGGGCTCCGGGAAGGCGACGACGGCAACCGCTCACTCGAAGAGGTCATGTCGCTGACCCGCGAGGCCGGTTTCGGGGCCGAGGTGAAGCGCCGCATCATCATCGGGACGTACGCGCTCTCCAGCGGTTACTACGACGCCTATTACGGCCAGGCGCAGAAGGTCCGCACGCTGATCACGCGCGACTTCCAGTCCGCGTTCGAGCGGGTCGACGTGCTGGTCTCGCCGACCACCCCGTTCGTGGCGTTCCCGTTCGGATCGCGGACCAGCGACCCGTACCAGATGTACCTCGCCGACCTCTTCACGATCCCGACGAACCTGTACGGCGGGCCGGCCATCTCGGTTCCCTGCGGGCTCTCCGAGGGCCTCCCGGTCGGCTTCCAGATCATGGCCCCGACCATGGCCGACGACCGGATGTACCGGGTCGCCGCCGCGCTGGAGTCCGCTGTCGGCTCGTTCACTCCTCCGGAGCTGTGA